Within the Merismopedia glauca CCAP 1448/3 genome, the region AGTTGAGTCTAAGGGTGTTGGATGTTGGGTGTTGAGTGTTGGAAGCAATCCCCAATCCCCAATCCCCAATACCCAATACTTGTTAAGATTGAGAGCGGAAACGACGCTTTTTCCTTCTAGCAATAGCTTTTCGCTTGGCTTTTTGTAAAGGAGTTTCAAAGTGGCGATTTTTCTTGAGATCGGCAAAAATATCAGCCTTGGAAACTTGACGCTTAAAACGACGAAGAGCCGAATCTATTCCTTCATTTTCACCCAA harbors:
- the rpsU gene encoding 30S ribosomal protein S21, which translates into the protein LGENEGIDSALRRFKRQVSKADIFADLKKNRHFETPLQKAKRKAIARRKKRRFRSQS